Proteins co-encoded in one Siphonobacter curvatus genomic window:
- the cobA gene encoding uroporphyrinogen-III C-methyltransferase, protein MSRKTNPKLTVVGAGPGDPDLITLKAVKALQNANVVLYDALIDPVLLEHCPAETEKIYVGKRPGQSHSQDWINELIVEKAFAAGHVVRLKGGDPYVFGRGQEELAYARPFGIETDYVPGLSSALAVPGNAGIPMTARGVSESFWVITGTKTDGSLSRDLCLALCSTATIVVLMGMNKLQEIADLCVQMGRADVPAAILQNGTTAEQRTAIGTAQELPRLALEQKLSNPAVIVLGEVVRYGSATPSTDWQEFLQNGQFFDTRG, encoded by the coding sequence ATGAGCAGAAAAACGAACCCTAAACTGACCGTTGTCGGAGCAGGACCGGGTGACCCCGATTTAATTACGCTGAAAGCAGTCAAGGCTCTACAGAATGCCAACGTGGTTTTGTATGACGCCCTGATTGATCCCGTCTTACTGGAACATTGTCCGGCTGAAACGGAGAAAATCTACGTCGGCAAACGCCCCGGCCAGAGCCATTCGCAGGACTGGATCAATGAACTGATCGTGGAAAAAGCGTTTGCGGCGGGGCATGTGGTCCGCCTGAAAGGGGGCGATCCGTACGTGTTTGGACGGGGTCAGGAAGAGCTGGCCTATGCCCGCCCGTTTGGTATCGAAACGGATTACGTACCGGGTTTGTCTTCGGCCCTGGCCGTGCCCGGCAACGCCGGTATTCCCATGACGGCTCGTGGCGTGAGTGAAAGCTTCTGGGTCATTACGGGTACCAAGACGGATGGATCGCTCTCCCGCGACCTCTGTCTGGCTCTGTGCTCAACGGCTACGATTGTCGTCCTGATGGGCATGAACAAACTTCAGGAAATTGCGGACCTTTGCGTACAGATGGGCCGGGCGGATGTACCCGCAGCCATTTTGCAAAATGGTACAACAGCCGAACAACGAACTGCCATCGGTACCGCTCAGGAATTGCCTCGACTGGCTTTGGAGCAGAAATTGTCCAATCCGGCGGTTATTGTATTGGGCGAAGTCGTTCGGTACGGCTCGGCAACGCCGTCTACCGACTGGCAGGAATTTCTGCAAAACGGTCAATTTTTTGATACGCGGG